CGGCACCCTAACTTCAAGACCCGATGCCATGCTCATCCTATCCATCCTATCAAGAAGCATGGAAAGAAATCTCGTCTGGTTTAGATAAAATATCTCTCTCATGCGAGAAGATGCTTTATCTTCTCCTGAAAGCTTAGGTACTTCCCTTAATGCTTCATTATACCGATCGTTTAAGTACTCTGTTGGACGGATCTTTTTTACAACATCTTTAGATAAAAGATTCATTCTTTTTTCAACCATTCTTATCCATGGAAAAGTGCCTGACTCGATGGCAGCTTTATTTCTAAACCATGGATAGCCTCCAAACACCTCATCAGCACCTTCACCTGACAGCGCAACTTTTACATCCTTTTTGACTTCTCTCAAAAATAAGTACAAAGAAGAATCAACATCAGCCATTCCCGGCAAATCGCGGGCATAAAGAGCAGGCAACAGAGCATCTGCCAGTTCTTCATTATCTACATAGACATAATTATGAGCCGTATCTATTTCTTTTGAAACAGTTTCAACTAAATCTGAATCGCTGTTTGGCTGAAATTGATTTGGTTTAAAGTATTTATCGTTTCCGATGTAATCTACTGAATATGTTATAAGCTTGCTGCCTAATTTTTTTAACTTTTCATTGGCAAAAGCAGAAACCGCAGTAGAGTCTAATCCACCAGAAAGCAGCGAGCACAGCGGTACATCCGAAACAAGCTGACGCTTTGAGGCATCGTCCAAAAGATACCGAATCTTTTCCATCGTAGTTTTAATGTCATCTTCATGGTCTTTACTTACCAATGACCAGTATCTTTCAATTTTTATTCCGTCTTTGCTAAACGTAAGAGAATGGCCCGGCTTTAACTCATATATATCACGAAAAACGCCAATCCCCGGCGTCCTGGTAGGACCCATGACAAAAATCTCTGCAAGTCCTTCTTCATCCACTTCAGCCTGAACGTATGGATGTGCTAAAATCGCTTTAATTTCCGAGCCGAAAATGAGAGAACCATTCTTATAAGTATAAAAAAGAGGTTTGACACCTATCCTATCCCTTGAAAGAAAAAGTTTATTCTCGTAACCATCCCATACCGCAAATGCGTATATGCCATTTAACTTGTGGACACAATCGCTGCCCCATTCGATATATGAAGTCAACAAGACCTCTGTATCTGAATGACCATTGAATTTGTAACCTAACGACCTAAGCTCATCTCTTATTTCCTCCGTATTGTACAACTCTCCATTGTATATTATCACGTACTTTCTCTCGCCAAACTCCTTAATCATCGGCTGCTCTCCACCCTCAGGGTCAATGACTATAAGCCTTGTCTGTGCAAAACCACAATGAGTCGAAAACCATGTACCCCAGCTATCAGGGCCTCTATTCCTAAGTCTTTCTCCCATTGCAACTACTATGTTTTTCCTATTTATCACTTCTTCATCAAAGCTTACCCATCCTGCTATTCCGCACATCGTATCAGCCCCTTTCGAAATAATAATAAGGGTAGCTATATTGATTGATATTGAATTTCATCTGTTTGTAGTATATGTAGAAAGGGTAAAAATGTGAAAATTCTTGGTGATACTTACCTTACCAAAGCATTTGTAGTCATGCAGTTAATTAAACTTTTAAAATTTTTATAAAAGATATCAAATTTTTGTTAATATTTAAAAGGCTTCTACAATTTCTCTTTCGTGTAGAAGCCTTTGTAAAATGTTTTTGCCTGTATAAAATGATATAGATTTGCTTATTACGCTCTAAAAAGGGCCCATTCCTGCTTAAACATCACAGCAGCTAAGTATACACTAATACTTATATATACTAATGATGAAACTATGAATATTCCTATGTGTGCCATACTAACAATCCCATAAAGCAAATCTTTAAAAATTGAAATAGTCCCAAATACAGGTAGTGCAAAGTAAAACGCGGGAATTTCATTAGGCATTTTATACATGACCATATATGCAGGAATTATCGCAATAAACACTAATGGTGAAATATATGACTGGCCTTCTTTAAAAGATTTTGCGTATGCACTTAAAGCAAGTTCTAAAGCTGCAAATATTGATGCTGTAAAAAAGGCAGCCACGAACATGACAATTATTGCTGTCGTGCCCATTTTAAAATCGGCATTTAAAGATACCATATCTTTATTAAAAACAAAAGATACAAATAACCCTGAAAGTGAAGCAACAGCACTGAGAAGCGCCATGGCTGTTACAGCTAAGTATTTGCCTGCCATTATAGAAAGTCTTGACGCAGAAGTCGTAAGCAAAGGTTCCAGAGTCCCTCTTTCTTTCTCGCCAGCAGCCAAATCAACGGCAGCTCCTATCCCCCCTGTCGCTGTCCATAAAGTCAAAAGCATTGGCACAATGAATGATAAAAAAGACCCTGCCATTTTGCTCTGTGAAGCTACGTTTTCTGTCTTTACCACAATTGGCTCAATTATCTTAGGGTCTATTCCATTTGCTATAAGTCTTTGTTTTACGATGATGTTTGAATATTCCCTTATAAATCCTTCAATCATGCTTTCTGCATTGGCAGATTTAACATTCGACTTGTCGACCTGTATTATTAAATTGGTGTTCTTGCCCTCTCCTATATTTTTATCAAAATCAGAAGGTATAATGACAATCGTTCGTATATCACCTTTCTCAAGACTTTCTTTAGGATTTTGTAGATCTGTTATTACATTTATTCCTGTAGATTTTAAATAATTTACGAATCTTTGATTATCACCTTCATCTATAACAGCTATTTTAGTATCGCTTACTTTTTGCTGAGATATGCTTTCTGCTCCACCTATAACTATATACATCATTATAGGAATAAACAAGGCAGGAAGAAGAATTGTAACTATCCATGTCTTTTTATCTCTAAAAATATCTTTTAGCTCTTTTTTTAAAACTATGAAAATATGTTTAAACTTCAACTTTATCACCTACCAATTCCATAAATAATTCTTCAAGATTATCTGTTTTATATTTCTCCTTTAAATCTCCAATAGTCCCTTCCTCTATAAGTTTTCCTTTGTGTATTATACCTATCTTGTCACAAAGCTTTTCTACCTCTGACATACTGTGACTTGAAAAAATAATTGTCTTTCCTTCTTCTTTACAAAGCCTTATAAAATCGTGCACTTCTCGTACCGAACCTACATCCAATCCTGATGTTGGCTCATCAAAAAGCATCACCTTGGGATCGTGTATTATTGACCTTACAATCGCCACTTTCTGTTTCATTCCTTTTGAAAGTTTGCTTGCTGCTTTATCAATAAATCCTGTCATATCAAATTTGCGTATTAACATATCAATTTTTTTATTTATCTCTTTTTTATCCATATCGTGAAGCTCTGCAAAATAAAGTATATTTTCTCTTGCAGTAAGCCTGTCATATAAACCGCTTTCTCCCCCAAAAAGTATCCCTACTTCTTTTCTTATATCTTCTGGTTCTTTTATCAAGTTTTTTCCATTTATAATGACTGTTCCACTTGTAGGCTTAAGCATCGTAGCAAGCATCCTTAAAGTAGTGGTTTTTCCTGCACCATTTTCACCCAAAAGCCCGTATATTTCTCCTTCTTCGACTTTAAAGCTTAAATTATCTACTGCTTTAATGTTTTTAAACATTTTAGTTAAACCATAGACTTCTATCAAAATCTACACCTCCAATTTATTAATTCCATAAATTAAGCTGTTCCAAAATATAATACAGCATTTTTTCTTTTCTTGTTACAACTTGCGCCTCCACTATCATTCCGACTTTAATGCTCCCTTTCTCACCACTATGGCTGTACATAGTTTTATTGTTAATAGTTGCTTCTGCATCATAATAATTTATGCCGCTTTGCTGGTCAGTTCGTGAATCTAATCCAACTTTTGTAATTTTACCTGTTAAATCACCATATTCCTGATAAGGCAAAGCTAAAACATGATATTTTATGTTTTGCCCCACTTTTATATTTGCAATATCTTTATTAGAAATATAAAGCTGAACTTTATATTCAGGTTTATCTGGTATAATTTTAACTGTTTCCGTACCGCTTTGTAACAAATCTCCTTTATTTATATTCATAATCATGTTAACTGTACCGTCTGTAGGAGCTTTTACTATATAGTCCTCAATATTAAGATTTATATTATTAATATCACCTTTTAATTTCTGAATCTCATTCTCATCAGCTTCAATATTGTCATCTATCTGAGATATTGTATCAAACGTAAATTTTTCAACATTTATGCTACCAGTATTAGCTTGAAGTTCTTTAAGTTTAGTCTCATTTTGTTCTATATTTGCTTTAAGGTTAAGCATATATTGATTTTGATAACTTAAGAGTTCCTCTTTAGCACTATTTATGGCATTTTTTTCATCATCTGCCTGCTGTGATGCGTTATCTTGTAACTCATTAATTTTATCTTGCCTTTGCTTTATATTTAACTGATAGTCTAAAAACTGATTATAATAGGAACTATCAGGTGAAAGATAATTTGAATTATCGTTAATAGATTTTTGCAGAAGCTTTAAGTTATTTATTGTATTTTCAACACTCTGTATTTCTGCTTGAATGCCTTGCAATTGGTTTATCTTTTCCTCATTCTGTTCAATATTTGCTTTAATATTCATAATATATTGGTTCTTATAAATTTCAAGATCTTGCTGGGCAGCGTTTAGAGCTGTTCTTGCGTCGTCAACCTGCGTCGGCAAAGCATCTTGGTTTTGAGATATAATATTATACGCATTCTGCAATTGATTAATTTTATATTGATATTGCTGAACATTCATCTGGTAATCCAAAAATTGATAATAATATAGACTATTCGTTGGCAAATAGTTTTTATTATCATTAATTGATTGTATAAGGAGATTTAAATTATTGATTGTATTTTGCAAATCTTTTGTTTGAACATATTCACCATTTAATTGATCTAATTGTGCCTTATTTTGTTCTATATTAGTTTTAAGATTTAAATTATATTGATTTAGATAATTTTGAAGATCTTGCTGTGCATCAAAAATTGTACGTTCAGCATTTGTAATTTCTCTATCTTGTTCAGTTTGTAATTGTTGAATTTTTTCCTGCTTTTGATTTATATTCATCTGATAATCAACAAATTGGTTATAGTACGAACTATCACTATTCAAATTATTTACATTTTGATTTATTGCTTGTTCTAAAAGTTTCAAGTTATTTATGGTATCTTTTATATCCTGAGATTGTATGTTAACAGCATAAACTTGATTTTCAATTGATTTTCTATCTATATAAAATGCCATATATTTGTAATAATAATATTCTTCTTCAGAATTTTTATCAAAATAATTTTTACCATCTAATATACTTTTTTTTAGTTTTTTCAAATTTTCAACTTCATTTTCTGTTTTTTTAAGTTGATCCTCCAGTATGGATTTTTGTAAGTCCAAGACCTTATGGTCAATTGTATATAAAATATCCCCTTGTTTTACGACTTGTCCATCTTTAACATATATCTCTTGAACATTGCCAGTTACCTTGTTCAATATGTTTGTCTCATATTCATATGGTCTTATAACACCATTAGCCTTTACTACAATTTCTTTCTCACTAAAATATGACCATATTAATGCAGATATTATGATTGATAAAAAAATATATACAGTTATACTTGCTACAGGGTACGGTCTTGATTCTAAAATTTCCCTACTGTCAGTCAATTCATTTATACTTTGTATCATGCTTCTCAAGGAAGTCACGCTCCTATCAATTCAGCCGATGACATTTCATTCTCTATTACATATTGTGTGGGTATTTGATCTTTCCACAGTTCGTAATACATACCTTTAAACTTCATTAATTCTTCATGTGTACCGCTTTCTATAATTTTCCCTTTATCAACAACATATATTGTATCGCACTTCATTATTGTGCTTAATCTATGTGCAATAATTATCACTGTTACATTCTTCGTAAATTCATAAATCATCTCGTGTATTGCTTTTTCTGTAGTAGTATCAAGATTGCTTGTCGCTTCGTCCATTATAAATATATCAGGCTTTTTAAGAAGTGCCCTGGCTATTGCAATCCTCTGCTTCTGTCCTCCAGATAAGTTTGAACCATTTTCTTCAATTACAGTATCATATCTTAATGGCAAATTATTAATAAAATCATGTATTTGCGCTTTTTTACATGCCTCAACTATGTCTTCAAAGTCGACATTATCTATGCCCAATGAAAGATTTTCTTTAATAGTACCATTAAATAGAAACGTATTTTGCGAGATATACGCTATTCTCTCTCTCAATACTTCTAAATTTATGTCCCTAATATTATATCCATTTATCAATATTTCGCCTTTTTCGCAATGATAAAAATTCATTAAAAGCTTTACTAAAGTTGTCTTACCTGAACCACTTTCGCCAACAAGTGCTATTTTCTTACCAGAAGGAATATAAAGATTTATGTCGTCTAATATTAATTGCCTTGTACCATATCTAAAGCTAACATTTTTAAATTCAATATTGCCTTTTAACGATGCCGGGTTTATTTTTTTATCTTCATCTTTGCTTTTTTCAATTTCAATGTCCAATATTTCTCCTAGCCTATCAGCAGCTACAATAGCTGTTTGCATTTGAGGTTGAAGATTTATAAGATTTTCAATGGGATCTAAAAAATATGTAAGAAGTGCATTAAATGTCATAAGCTGACCTATTGTCAATCTGCCATGTATAACTTCATTTCCGCCAACCCATAAAAGTACAACACCAAAAACAGCTTTTATACCGCCTTCCAAAGAAGACTGAAAATTGCTCATCCATCCATTTTTAAAGAGACTTTTCATTAATTTTATAAATTTCTTTTCAGTCTCTAAGTTCACTTTCGCTTCTGCATTAAAAGCCTTTACAGTTTCGATCCCATTTAATGATTCTACAAGATACGATGTCAGCTTTGCATTATTTTCCATCGTCACTCTGTTTATATTTTTAAGAGGTTTATTAAAAGACCATACAATGATAGCATATAAAACTACGGGAATTATAGTTATACCAAATAACATATGATTCTGGCTGTATAAAATAGCAGCACCTGCAATGGCCATTAACGTATCAATCATTACCGTCAATGTGGCTCCTGATATAGCATCCCTTATTTTTGAAGCATCATTGAATCTTGATATTATCTCTCCCACTTCTCTTGTATCAAAAAAATTCATAGGAAGTTCAATAACATGGTTGTAATATCCCAGCATTAATGGTATATCTATATTTTGGCTTAAGTATATAAGCAACTGTGTTCTAAATGCATTTAAAAGAACTTTAAAAATATACAAAATGATAATTCCTATTGAAAGCATGTTTAAAGTACTAGTCAAATTATTTGGAAGTATTGAATCCATCAAAAATTTAAAATAAAATGAGCTTAGTATCCCTAATATTGTAAATAACAATGATGCAAAAAATATATTTACTATCAATCTCTTCTGCGGTTTCAGTAGAACAAAAAATCTCGAAAATAATCCCTGTGTTTCATCGCCTTTTCTAAATTTAACTGTCGGCACCATCAAAACTAATACGCCTGTCCATATTTTAAAAAATTCCTGAGGAGTATATTTTACAACTCCTTTTGCAGGATCTGCAATAATCAATTCTTTTTTAGTTATTTTATGTATTACAACATAATGAAGAAGCTTTCCGTCAACAATTACATGAGCTATAGCAGGCAGTGGAAATTCGCCAAAAATATCTTCAGGTTTATTCGCCTTAACTCCTTTTGCCGTAAAGCCAAGCCTTTCAGCTGCTTTTATCAGACCATATACACTTGTCCCTTGTTTATCCGTTCCTGCAGCTTCTCGTATTTTTGATATAGGTATTTTAAGTCCATATTGCTTTGATATTGTTGCAAGACATGCAGCACCACAGTCTTTTATATCGTGTTGTTTTATGCACATGTAGCGCTTAAATATGTTCATTAACTATCACCTTTAATTTAAATGTATTTATAATCATATTAAACAATCCTCTCTCCATCGTTAAAATTAAATCTAATTTTCTATTTTTTATATCTTTTGCTAATAAAAATATAAATAATCGCCGATAAACAACCTACTACAAATGGTATAATAAGTTTCAAAAGAAACACCCCCTTAAAATTTTAATACCAAAAATACTCTCTAAGGCAAAAACTTTATTGTTCAAAGTTAGCTAGCTTACTTCTAATTTTATCTGATACATTTCGTAAATGTTTTATACGATTGTCAATTGATGGATGGTCTTGAAATTTTTCTCTTAATTTGCTTAATTTAATCATATTATTATTTAACTTTGCAAGCTTTAATAAAGCAGAAATATAAGTATTTACATCAATTCCACTTTTAATCACATACTCATCCGCAGAATATTCTTGAAAGCGAATAATTATAAGACTCAAATAAATACATAACCAGAATACTAAGATAAATACAGTAATTCCAATTGGTATTGGTATATTAATATGTCTGTAAACTTCTAAATAATCCAATATATTACCAGTAGGATATAGAAATAAATAATACACAGAGATTATTAATAATATTCTTTTTAAAAGATGGCGCTTTTTCCAGTGTCCAATTTCATGTGCAATTACAGCTTTAAGTTCGTCAACTGATAAATTTTTTATTAAATAATCTGTGATAAACAGATATCGTCCACCAATACCAGCTACTAATGCATTTGCTTCTTTAGTTTTTACAGTAGGCCATTCATATATTTTTAAACTATGTATATCATATTTAGACAAAAAATCTATTAATATCTTCTTTAATTCAGTATCTCTTAATGGCTTTGCTTTTATTAAAAACCTTATTATATGAGGATATAAAATATTTATAAGTAAAATAATAATTACAAATATAACATATTGTAACAATCCTTCTATATTATACTTATCTATCAAGTTAATTCTGAAAAAAGCAATTATAAAATATGGAATAAATATTGTTAATAAATAACTTATCACTCTTTTTAAATCATCCCAATAACTTAGCTGAAGGTTCCTCAATTTTTTATATGTGTTATGTGAAATAATTTGATTTAATATTGCTAAGAAAAATATAAATCCCCAAACAACAATATTTGATAAAATCATACTTTTGGGAATATTTATATAATGCATTATTTTTCCTATAGCAAATGCAAGTGCAAACAATGATATTACCATTACTAACCATTGATAATATTCTTGCATAATTATAAATTTATCTAAAACATATTCTATAGATAAATTTTTATTATTATACATACTTAATATTTTTTTATTTATAAATATGCTTATTGCTATATTAATTAAAATTGTAATACATATTATAATAATATAATTTATCATAATTCACATCTCCAATCTCATTTTTATAATTATCGTGGTGAAGCAAAATAACTTCACCACGATAATTATGCAATTACACATTTACCACCATCCAGTGGTAATGTAAACTACAGCTCCACCTAATCCTCCAACTATTGCACCTCCAACTGCACCTGAAACTGTACCGATAACTGGTAAGGTCATACTTCCTCCAAAAGCTCCTGTTATTCCACCTCCAACAGCTCCAGCAAGTGTAGTTCTACTAAATTCTTTCCATGACCAGGCTCCACCGTCAATCATCATCAAGTCATCTTCTGTCAATTCCATAAATCCATTCATTGGTAATACTGCTTCCATTCTTTCTCCCTCCTCTCCTTTTTGACTACAACCGCGCGATTTTCATCTATGTTTTTAAAAATACCATGGTAAATCTTTTTACAAAATAAGTATTAGAAATAATGAACAGCACTGATGACTTAGAAATTATGACCATTCTGTATGTTTAGGTAAAGTTTACTCGACTGATAATTCTTCTATTGATAGACACGTTCAACCTTTAAAAAACTTTATTTTCATCTGTTTTTTTTGAATTATCTCCCGTTTTCTCAATTTATCTTAATTTTACATTAATCGTCTTTATTATTTGTTTTAAGTGCAAATTCTCCTTCTTTTAAGTTTTAAAAATCATACAATTACATACTGACTATATATCCATATACTGTCCTTTTCACGTTTTCTTTATTTTCTTTATAATAATACAAAGCTGTTCATTTTTTCAATGTCCGAAAGTATACTATTTTTGATTTTTTTAATAAATTTTTCTGCAAAAAGTATACTTTCGTATAATAATAATTGCCATAAATTAAAAATATCTTCCGATTTATTTGCCTTAACTCCTTTTGCCGTAAACACAAGCTTTTCAACCGCTTTTATCAAGCCATATACGAACTTGTCCCTTGTTTATCCGTTCCTGCCGCTTCTCGTATTTTCGATATAGGTATTTTAAGTCCATATTGCTTTGATATTATTGCAATACATGCCGCACCACAATCTTTTATGTCATGCTGTTTTATGCATATGTAGCGCTTAAATAAATTCATAATGTCTCCTCACCCTTTACTTTTAGGCTTATTTTATTCTTATTTAGTATATTGTACTTATTATCAACGCCTCATTATTCTAATTACAGCTATAATAATAGCAAATATTCCAAACCCTACAAATAATATAACGCTTGTCATATTTATGTAAAACGGAAGAATTGTAAATCTGTTAACAAATCTCATTAAAGATACAGCAAATAAAGCAAGTATACCGTAATATTCAAGCCTGACCTTCCGTTCATTTTTCATTCTTATCGCATTATAATTTATCAGATACAAAAATATAACAATTATAATCACAAAAACATTAGAAAAAATATCATAATTTTTTCTACTAATAATTGTTTGAAGGATCATAAGAACATTCAATAAAGTTGTAGATATTGAAATTATTAAAGGAAAATAAATTCCTCCAAATTTATTCACATTTTCCACTCCCTACTTATTAAAAATTAAAGTTTTAATCATATAAGATATTGAGTATACCCATCACAAACATATTTTTTGTGATGGGTATACAATCATTATAAATTCAATTACTATTTTGTTGCAAAACCATACCCTATATATGCACCCGAAATTGCACTTAGTGTCCAATATGTTATAGCTACACCCCAACCAATTGGTTCACTCATAGCAGCAACTGCCAATGTTGCACCTAAAAATGTAGCGGTTCCTGCAAAAACTCTATCCAAATTAACTCCGCCGTCAATCATCATCAAGTCCTCTTCCATCAATTCCATAAACCCATTCATTGGCATTACAGCTTCCACCTCTTCTCCTCCTTTCCTTTTTGACTACAATCGCGCGATTTTCATCTATGTTTTTAAAAATACCATGGTAAATCTTTTTACAAAATAAGTATTAGAAATAATGAACAGCACTGATGACTTAGAAATTATGACCATTCTGTATGTTTAGGTAAAGTTTTCTCGACTGATAATTCTTCTATTGATAGACACGTTCAACCTTTAAAAAACTTTATTTTCATCTGTTTTTTTTGAATTATCTCCCGTTTTCTCAATTTATCTTAATTTTACATTAATCGTCTTTATTATTTGTTTTAAGTGCAAATTCTCCTTCTTTTAAGTTTTAAAAATCATACAATTACATACTGACTATATATCCATATACTGTCCTTTTCACGTTTTCTTTATTTTCTTTATAATAATACAAAGCTGTTCATTTTTTCAATGTCCGAAAGTATACTATTTTTGATTTTTTTAATAAATTTTTCTGCAAAAAGTATACTTTCGTATAATAATAATTGCCATAAATTAAAAATATCTTCCGATTTATTTGCCTTAACTCCTTTTGCCGTAAACACAAGCTTTTCAACCGCTTTTATCAAGCCATATACGAACTTGTCCCTTGTTTATCCGTTCCTGCCGCTTCTCGTATTTTCGATATAGGTATTTTAAGTCCATATTGCTTTGATATTATTGCAATACATGCCGCACCACAATCTTTTATGTCATGCTGTTTTATGCATACATAGCGCTTAAATATGTTCATAATATTCACCTTTTATCGAGTGTTTAATCTTGTTTTTTGTTATAAAATCATAAAAGAAAAATAAGCATTTCTGTCGAATATACATAACCTTTTTGTAATGTATTTATTGTGTTAAATTTTTCGTATCCACAATTACATACCAGCATTATATCATTTATAATCTTTTGGTCTAAATTTTTCCTTATATGAATTTTTTAAATTCAAAATAAAATAAAATAATAACAATATCAACGGAATTAAAACAATAATGAATACAATAAAGTTAAACCTAATTATATAATAAAAAAAGTCTATTATTGAAACATAAAAATTAATCAGCAATGATATTAAAATTAATTTGCTATATGTTTTTATATAGAATATATATGCAATAAAATTAAAGATAAATACGGCAAGTGCCAATGATTGCTGAATTGTTATCAAAAGTAACAGAGCAGTTATTATAAATATAATTGTTATTGTATTTTTTTTTGATAAAGTATTATTTAGAAAATTATTTAGGAAATTTCTATATTTATAAAACAACGGAAGTTCACCTCTTTTTTAACATATATAACTAAAATCTTCCCACATAAATAAATTAATTCTATTTCTTGAAAACTTAATACTTTGCCAAAAAAAGTATAGTAATTTACACAATTATGCACTTTAGAAAGGCTTTCCTTAAGTTTTTTGGAATCGTAGCCATAAAAGCATTAAATAATTGACCCAGATGCTCCGAAATTAACGATAGTTTATTTGCTATTGTATCTAAGAATACTATTCATAACATGAGCCTCCAGTTGGTTTGTTTTTTGGATAATTCAATTATACAAAATGGAGGTCTCATGCTATTTTATAACCAAACAATATTGAATTATCAGAGTACAGAGCTACTTTTAAGTGCGAAGTTTTAGTATTTAACTTTAAAATTATGCACTTAAAACATAAACTCAACCACCACCTGCTAAAGCAGGTGGGTTGGATATGCCGCTTAAGCAGCTTAAAACTCGCCTAAAGTAAAATTATCATTCTTTTGATTTTCTTCTATGTCTTGATTTTGTATATACTCTATTATCACTTCATCTGTTACATTACCACTACTTGCTGCAAAATATCCTCGTGCCCATAAATGTTGTCCCCAGAATTGTTTGTTAAGCTCCTTATTTTCCATTAGTAACTTTCTTGAACTATATCCTTTTATATATTGCACTAACTTACTTACTGACATATGTGGTGGTGCTGACACTAGTATATGTATATGGTCTTTTGATACATGCCCTGATAATATTTCTACTTCGTTATTTTTACATACCATTCTTATTAGTTCTCTTGTTCTTTCTGCTATTTTTCCAACCAATACCGGTTTTCTGTATTTCGTTATCCATACTATATGATATTTTAGGTCATATGTAGCATGCGACGACTTTCTATAATTTTGCATATTTATCACCTCTAGTTTTATTTTTTACTAGAAGTGATTATTTATTTTGTTGACCTAAAGGTTTCAGCTTAAGCTGAGGGATTTAACCCCATTATACAGACATTAAAGGTACTAAGTTCACTTGAATTTATTAAAAATGGACAAAATGTAATACTTGCAGGTAATTCTGGCACAGGCAAAACGCATATAGCAATAGGACTAGGCATAAAAGCTTGTTTAGCAGGATATAGAGTACTATTTACAACAATTCCAACTTTAATAAATCAATTAAAAGAAAGTAGGTCAGAGAAAACATTACACACTTTTGAAAACAAATTTGCAAAATAT
The window above is part of the Thermoanaerobacterium sp. PSU-2 genome. Proteins encoded here:
- the asnB gene encoding asparagine synthase (glutamine-hydrolyzing), which gives rise to MCGIAGWVSFDEEVINRKNIVVAMGERLRNRGPDSWGTWFSTHCGFAQTRLIVIDPEGGEQPMIKEFGERKYVIIYNGELYNTEEIRDELRSLGYKFNGHSDTEVLLTSYIEWGSDCVHKLNGIYAFAVWDGYENKLFLSRDRIGVKPLFYTYKNGSLIFGSEIKAILAHPYVQAEVDEEGLAEIFVMGPTRTPGIGVFRDIYELKPGHSLTFSKDGIKIERYWSLVSKDHEDDIKTTMEKIRYLLDDASKRQLVSDVPLCSLLSGGLDSTAVSAFANEKLKKLGSKLITYSVDYIGNDKYFKPNQFQPNSDSDLVETVSKEIDTAHNYVYVDNEELADALLPALYARDLPGMADVDSSLYLFLREVKKDVKVALSGEGADEVFGGYPWFRNKAAIESGTFPWIRMVEKRMNLLSKDVVKKIRPTEYLNDRYNEALREVPKLSGEDKASSRMREIFYLNQTRFLSMLLDRMDRMSMASGLEVRVPFLDHRIVEYVWNIPWDMKNLHNREKGLLREALKGYIPDIVVERKKSPYPKTHNPIFKEKVKSWLQRIIDDPSSPILQLVDKNEVQNLIDTDAKDYDPAWFSQLMGGPQLYAYLIQINEWLLKYKIKIL
- a CDS encoding ABC transporter permease gives rise to the protein MIKLKFKHIFIVLKKELKDIFRDKKTWIVTILLPALFIPIMMYIVIGGAESISQQKVSDTKIAVIDEGDNQRFVNYLKSTGINVITDLQNPKESLEKGDIRTIVIIPSDFDKNIGEGKNTNLIIQVDKSNVKSANAESMIEGFIREYSNIIVKQRLIANGIDPKIIEPIVVKTENVASQSKMAGSFLSFIVPMLLTLWTATGGIGAAVDLAAGEKERGTLEPLLTTSASRLSIMAGKYLAVTAMALLSAVASLSGLFVSFVFNKDMVSLNADFKMGTTAIIVMFVAAFFTASIFAALELALSAYAKSFKEGQSYISPLVFIAIIPAYMVMYKMPNEIPAFYFALPVFGTISIFKDLLYGIVSMAHIGIFIVSSLVYISISVYLAAVMFKQEWALFRA
- a CDS encoding ATP-binding cassette domain-containing protein; its protein translation is MIEVYGLTKMFKNIKAVDNLSFKVEEGEIYGLLGENGAGKTTTLRMLATMLKPTSGTVIINGKNLIKEPEDIRKEVGILFGGESGLYDRLTARENILYFAELHDMDKKEINKKIDMLIRKFDMTGFIDKAASKLSKGMKQKVAIVRSIIHDPKVMLFDEPTSGLDVGSVREVHDFIRLCKEEGKTIIFSSHSMSEVEKLCDKIGIIHKGKLIEEGTIGDLKEKYKTDNLEELFMELVGDKVEV
- a CDS encoding HlyD family efflux transporter periplasmic adaptor subunit, producing MIQSINELTDSREILESRPYPVASITVYIFLSIIISALIWSYFSEKEIVVKANGVIRPYEYETNILNKVTGNVQEIYVKDGQVVKQGDILYTIDHKVLDLQKSILEDQLKKTENEVENLKKLKKSILDGKNYFDKNSEEEYYYYKYMAFYIDRKSIENQVYAVNIQSQDIKDTINNLKLLEQAINQNVNNLNSDSSYYNQFVDYQMNINQKQEKIQQLQTEQDREITNAERTIFDAQQDLQNYLNQYNLNLKTNIEQNKAQLDQLNGEYVQTKDLQNTINNLNLLIQSINDNKNYLPTNSLYYYQFLDYQMNVQQYQYKINQLQNAYNIISQNQDALPTQVDDARTALNAAQQDLEIYKNQYIMNIKANIEQNEEKINQLQGIQAEIQSVENTINNLKLLQKSINDNSNYLSPDSSYYNQFLDYQLNIKQRQDKINELQDNASQQADDEKNAINSAKEELLSYQNQYMLNLKANIEQNETKLKELQANTGSINVEKFTFDTISQIDDNIEADENEIQKLKGDINNINLNIEDYIVKAPTDGTVNMIMNINKGDLLQSGTETVKIIPDKPEYKVQLYISNKDIANIKVGQNIKYHVLALPYQEYGDLTGKITKVGLDSRTDQQSGINYYDAEATINNKTMYSHSGEKGSIKVGMIVEAQVVTRKEKMLYYILEQLNLWN